One genomic window of Candidatus Dormiibacterota bacterium includes the following:
- a CDS encoding N-acetylmuramoyl-L-alanine amidase, with protein MRPSVTGREGAPGLPFFVRLVLCLACSVGAGAAPSASGRSAPVPQPARRLDAPVARHTASDRLAADERPELRGGSDLVLTVEVRAGDTYTSIGQRYLADLRELQAVRTRSGDRLPPEGELVAIPYASLNDRYKVRVIRVLFPEDGPREGNWIHRAGCGLLKPSQETLWNVALWLTGRGENFRALADRNDLPGLLPAKDQEILVPGELLLPPFAAAAGLQTAAAGTTTPGDSQGDVESDDFTEVPPEPESTPAHAPPPAPPDRATDASGQLVYGKDAGGPFGRYRLKRGEALYSVVMRFTGRVDSQEVNDLALAIASRSGIKDVTDIPTGYGVKISLDDLLPEYLPATDPRREAWQRSQAEVGRYTNPSQSRNLEGVTVILDAGHGGRDRGAAHNGVAEHEYVYDILCRIKALLERDTGARVLATIRDRREGYRVRDSTHLVRNQAEVLLTDPPFPLLEPYVSVNLRWYLTNSYFRRLVAEGSDPLKIVFTSLHADARHPGLGGAMIYVPGEEYRRSRYGYSGSVYARTREVREKPYVSFTRSERERSEGLSRQFARALVTSFRDHEVAVHPYDPVRERIIRKRRSWVPAVLRCSEVPVEVLIEVSNLSNVADSRLIADPIYRQRVAEAYVDALRRYYGQPVPRGAPSRATSSRGQ; from the coding sequence CGGCCTCCGATCGCCTGGCCGCGGACGAGCGTCCCGAGCTGCGGGGCGGCAGCGACCTCGTGCTCACGGTCGAGGTCCGCGCCGGCGACACGTACACCTCCATCGGCCAGAGATATCTCGCCGATCTGCGCGAGCTCCAGGCGGTGCGGACCCGCAGCGGGGATCGGCTGCCGCCCGAAGGGGAGCTCGTCGCCATCCCCTACGCGTCTCTCAACGATCGATACAAGGTGCGGGTGATCCGCGTCCTGTTTCCCGAGGACGGACCGCGCGAGGGAAACTGGATCCACCGGGCCGGCTGCGGTCTTCTGAAGCCTTCGCAGGAAACCCTGTGGAACGTGGCGCTCTGGCTGACCGGACGCGGTGAGAATTTCCGCGCGCTCGCCGACCGCAACGATCTCCCCGGTCTCCTCCCCGCGAAGGACCAGGAGATCCTCGTTCCGGGCGAGCTGCTCCTGCCGCCCTTCGCGGCCGCGGCGGGGCTCCAGACCGCCGCCGCGGGGACGACGACGCCGGGGGACAGTCAAGGGGACGTGGAGAGCGACGATTTCACCGAGGTGCCCCCGGAGCCCGAGTCGACGCCGGCGCACGCGCCGCCGCCCGCGCCCCCGGATAGGGCCACCGACGCGAGCGGCCAGCTCGTCTACGGCAAGGATGCGGGCGGTCCCTTCGGGAGGTACCGCCTGAAGCGCGGCGAGGCTCTCTATTCTGTCGTCATGCGCTTCACGGGACGGGTGGACAGCCAGGAGGTGAACGATCTCGCTCTCGCGATCGCCTCCCGGTCCGGCATCAAGGACGTGACGGACATCCCGACGGGGTACGGCGTGAAGATCTCCCTCGACGACCTCCTGCCCGAGTACCTTCCAGCGACCGACCCGCGCCGCGAGGCCTGGCAGAGGAGCCAGGCCGAGGTGGGGCGCTACACGAATCCGTCCCAGAGCCGCAACCTGGAGGGTGTGACCGTGATCCTGGACGCCGGGCACGGCGGGCGCGATCGCGGCGCCGCGCACAACGGTGTCGCCGAGCACGAGTATGTCTACGACATTCTCTGCAGGATCAAGGCGCTCCTGGAGCGGGACACCGGGGCGCGGGTCCTCGCGACGATCAGGGACCGCAGGGAGGGGTACCGTGTCCGCGACTCGACGCATCTCGTCAGGAACCAGGCGGAGGTGCTCCTGACCGACCCGCCTTTCCCGCTCCTGGAGCCGTACGTCAGCGTCAACCTGCGCTGGTACCTGACCAACTCGTATTTCCGCCGTCTGGTCGCCGAGGGGAGCGACCCGCTCAAGATCGTCTTCACCAGCCTGCACGCCGACGCCCGCCATCCGGGACTGGGCGGCGCCATGATCTACGTGCCCGGCGAGGAATACCGCCGCAGCCGCTACGGTTATTCGGGGTCCGTGTACGCGCGCACCCGCGAGGTGCGGGAGAAGCCCTACGTCTCGTTCACACGATCCGAAAGGGAGCGATCCGAGGGGCTGTCGCGTCAGTTCGCGCGGGCGCTCGTGACGTCGTTCCGCGACCACGAGGTCGCCGTCCATCCTTACGATCCGGTCCGCGAGCGGATCATCCGCAAGCGCCGTTCGTGGGTGCCCGCGGTGCTGCGCTGCAGCGAGGTCCCGGTCGAGGTCCTGATCGAGGTCAGCAACCTCAGCAACGTTGCCGACAGCCGTCTGATCGCCGATCCGATCTACAGACAGAGGGTCGCCGAGGCCTACGTGGACGCCCTGCGCAGGTACTATGGCCAGCCGGTCCCGAGAGGAGCCCCCTCCCGGGCCACCTCCTCGCGGGGCCAATGA